The following proteins are co-located in the Silene latifolia isolate original U9 population chromosome 1, ASM4854445v1, whole genome shotgun sequence genome:
- the LOC141590604 gene encoding uncharacterized protein LOC141590604, which translates to MATSSTPSTTSLGKDSWLRSVMDKCILKDDGSNFLEWESNIKSAALSDNVLTYLTDAPPIEPGARASSAVRTAYDDYVRMLNDIKNVLIWSISPKLKPSCISLNAYEIFTRMITMFSQTPKVRQYDAAARFFEAKLERGQKVGPHVLQMVEYVDILERLGCKIPKTLVVDRILHSLPTKFAHFRVHYNMNGMDKSYHEIHALLTQAERDMEASGSEKGDVLTMKLKNMSLGVKKGKGKQKSQFKKSSKKIDKGKGKAVVNGNPKAKSVKLSEAECFHCNGKGHYRRSCPKYLEDLKEGRVTPIGYKGRASTSKR; encoded by the exons aactccatcgactacttcactaggcaaagattcatggctaaggtccgtaatggacaaatgtattttaaaagatgacggtagtaactttcttgaatgggaatccaacatcaaaagtgccgcgttgtccgacaatgtgctcacttacttaaccgatgctcctcctatcgagcccggtgcaagagcttcatcggcggtgcggaccgcctatgatgactatgtgaggatgttgaatgatatcaagaatgtgttgatatggtcaatatcgccaaagctcaagccatcatgcatttctttaaatgcttacgagatattcactcgtatgatcactatgttttcacaaacacctaaagtccgtcaatacgatgcggcggcacgcttctttgaagctaagcttgagaggggccaaaaggttggtccccatgtccttcaaatggtcgaatatgttgacatcctagagcgtctagggtgtaagattcctaaaactcttgtggtggatcgtatccttcactcacttcccaccaagtttgcccactttagggtgcactacaacatgaatggtatggataagagttaccatgaaattcatgcactcctcacccaagcggagagggatatggaggctagtgggagtgaaaagggagatgttttaaccatgaagttaaagaacatgtctcttggagtcaagaaaggaaaagggaaacaaaagtcccaattcaagaaatcgtcaaagaaaattgacaagggaaaggggaaggccgttgtgaatggcaatcccaaggcaaaaagtgtcaagctctccgaggccgaatgtttccattgtaatgggaaggggcattataggaggagttgtcccaaatacttggaggatctcaaggaagggcgtgtgacgcctattg ggtataagggacgtgcaagcactagcaaaaggtga